CAGCATCCTCACCGGCTTCGTCCCCGACTCGGTCTGGACGAGCCTCTTCGGCGAACCCGTCTTCGGCCTCCCCGTCTACCTCGTCTGGACCGCGATTCTCGGCGCGCTCGTCGGCATCCTGACCTTCGTCTGCTCCGTCGGAAACGTCCCCTTCGGCGCGCTCCTCTTCACCGAGGGCCTCCCCTTCGGCGGCGTGCTCTCCTACATCTACGCCGACCTCATCATCCCCCCAATCATGCAGGCCTACCGCGAGTACTACGGCCTCCACTTTGCCGGCATCCTCTCCGGCCTCATCTTCGCCGCCGCCGTCGTCACCGGCATCCTCATGCACGTCGTCTTCGCCGCCGCCGGCCTCATCCCGCCCGTCAGCCAGGTCCACGTCGCCGAGTTCTCCATCGAACTCAACTACAAGGCCGCGCTCAACGTCTTCGCCACCGCCCTCTTCCTCGTCCTCTACTACCTCCACAAGACCGACGCCAGCGACGACGACGGCGGCCACGGCCACGACGACCACAGCCACACCGCCTGAGAAACGCGCTCTTTCTTCAGCCGGCGAGGTGCACGCGGTTCGGAGCGACCAGCGTTCGCGTGAGTGAGGCGGGACGCTTTGCGTCCCGCTGACCGTACGGGCGACTTGTGTGTCGCCCGTCCAACGAAGCGAACGCGAGCAAGGAGGAGCGAAGCTCCGACTGAGGGAGTGAGAACCGCGAGAGAGCGAACGGTGGCGAGAACTCTGTTCTCGCTCGCAACCGGAACGCGCAGCGTCCCGGTGACGGCGACCCACGGGGGCCGTGAGCTATGCGATTCGGCGACGCGTCAGCCGTCGAAGTGTTCGGCCCAGAGCGGCTCTTCGCGGTAGCGGTCGCCGCGGTCGGGGAGCGGGACGACGACGGTGTCTGTTTCGTGGAGGACGCCGCGTTCGGTGAGGCGGTGGACGGCGGCGAGCGCGCCGCCGCTCGACGGGCCGACGAGGAAGCGCCCGTCGACGCGGAGGTGGTCGCGGACCGTCTCCGCCGCCCACTGCCCGGCGTGGGCGATGCCGACTTCCTCGCCCGCGTGGGCGTCTCTGAGCGCGCGGGCTTCCCGGTAGGCGTCCGCGGTCTCGACGGGAAAGAGGCCGTCGAGCCGTGATTCGTCGAGGACGGCGGGTTCGTGGAAGCGCGCGCCGCGCGTGTACTTCAGGCCGTCGATGCCGTGGGCGGGCTCCTCGGGCTGGTACCCCCAGCTATCGACGCCGCGCGGGCCGAGCGCCGCCGCGACCCCGGTCACGGTCCCGCCGGTTCCCGCCCCCGCGACGAAGTGCGTCACCTCGCCGTTCGTCTGCCGCCAGAGTTCGACGCCAGTGGTCCCCGCGTGGACGCCGGGGTTCGCGGGGTTCGAATACTGGTCCGGGCGCACGTACTCGTCGGGATGCTCCTCCAGAAGTTCCTCGGCGCGCGCGAGCATCGCCTCGTAGTCCGCGGCCTCGCGGACGCGCGCGCCGGCGTCGCGGACGGCGGCGGCCTTCGTCGCCGACGCCGTCGCCGGCATCACCACTTCGACGTCGTAGCCTCGGCTCGCACCGATGCGCGCGAGCGCCGTCCCCGTGTTCCCCGAGGACGCCGCGAGCACGGTCTTCCCGTCGACCGTCCCGTTCGCTTCCGCGGCGTCGAGCATCGACTTCGCGATGCGCGTCTTCACGCTCCCGCCGCCGAACGGCTCGCCGAGC
This portion of the Halocalculus aciditolerans genome encodes:
- a CDS encoding PLP-dependent cysteine synthase family protein, which produces MNESTVGRTPLLELDVDVPPRVLGKAEWFNALGEPFGGGSVKTRIAKSMLDAAEANGTVDGKTVLAASSGNTGTALARIGASRGYDVEVVMPATASATKAAAVRDAGARVREAADYEAMLARAEELLEEHPDEYVRPDQYSNPANPGVHAGTTGVELWRQTNGEVTHFVAGAGTGGTVTGVAAALGPRGVDSWGYQPEEPAHGIDGLKYTRGARFHEPAVLDESRLDGLFPVETADAYREARALRDAHAGEEVGIAHAGQWAAETVRDHLRVDGRFLVGPSSGGALAAVHRLTERGVLHETDTVVVPLPDRGDRYREEPLWAEHFDG